One genomic region from Bombus terrestris chromosome 15, iyBomTerr1.2, whole genome shotgun sequence encodes:
- the LOC100646844 gene encoding DNA-directed primase/polymerase protein isoform X1: MTIGRRFAYNKFYDSETVEKVEKQETNCETKVFKTWVKRHRKMPSSILGPPDFWMKFDKQVDALNTASKESNDYNMLCTFVYQECNGYRKFIVAHPEIYWWHYEHLPAERRCSYEIIPENQPCRLYLDLEYSIELNSEHDGPSMTNILIDIFCMYLLKYWRIICNKYNVINLDSSTNEKFSRHVIFNIREVAFRNNYHVGRLVKSICMDILDYVSSKRKQHDILTCFDRMQLEGLIVETKKGKRLFVDTAVYTKNRHFRIYKSTKWGKQSNLVISNDCKYIPSNAYNDNELSIFIDSLISYFDTKKGLILLEWSENCVPNTNCFKDRVQQCSYQESGSACSNFPMLDKYVNNLISPGKIRVCKYYESAKILVYETVGYRYCENIGRCHKSNNVLWIVNLKNKTIYQKCHDPDCFGFKSQPKQLPEEVYFQIDEEGDTFLSSAITEDIV, encoded by the exons AAATTTTACGACAGCGAAACGGTCGAGAAGGTGGAAAAACAAGAAACAAATTGTGAGACAAAGGTATTTAAAACGTGGGTGAAGAGGCATCGAAAAATGCCATCAAGCATTTTAGGGCCGCCCGACTTTTGGATGAAATTTGATAAACAAGTGGATGCGCTAAACACAGCTTCGAAAgagagtaacgattacaatatgCTTTGCACGTTTGTTTATCAGGAATGTAATGGTTATCGCAAATTCATAGTAGCTCATCCTGAAATATATTGGTGGCATTATGAGCATCTGCCGGCAGAAAGAAGATGCTCTTACGAG ATAATTCCAGAAAATCAGCCTTGTCGATTATATTTGGATTTAGAGTATTCGATCGAACTAAACTCGGAACATGATGGACCGTCTATGACAaatatattaattgatattttttgcATGTACTTGCTTAAGTACTGGCGTATAATATGCAATAAATACAACGTAATCAATCTAGATTCAAGTACTAACGAAAAATTTAGCAGAcatgttatatttaatattagagaAGTAGCCTTTAGAAATAATTATCATGTTGGTAGATTGGTAAAATCTATATGCATGGATATTTTGGATTATGTTTCATCTAAGAGAAAGCAACACGATATTTTAACCTGCTTTGATAGAATGCAGCTTGAAGGATTAATTGTTgaaacaaagaaaggaaaaagactGTTTGTTGACACTGCAGTTTATACTAAGAATAGGCattttagaatatataaatCCACCAAGTGGGGGAAACAATCAAATCTGGTGATCTCAAATGATTGTAAATATATTCCATCTAATGCATATAATGATAACGAATTAAGCATATTTATAGATTCTTTGATATCGTATTTTGATACGAAGAAAGGCTTGATATTATTGGAATGGTCTGAAAACTGTGTACCAAATACGAATTGTTTTAAGGATAGAGTACAGCAATGCAGTTATCAGGAAAGTGGTAGTGCCTGTTCAAATTTTCCAATGTTAGATAAATATGTTAACAACTTAATATCCCCTGGAAAAATACgtgtatgtaaatattatgaatCTGCAAAAATATTGGTCTATGAAACTGTGGGATACAG GTACTGTGAAAATATTGGCAGATGTCATAAAAGTAACAATGTTTTATGGatcgttaatttaaaaaataaaacgatatatcAGAAATGTCATGATCCAGACTGTTTTGGTTTTAAGTCTCAACCAAAACAATTACCAGAGGAAGTTTATTTTCAAATCGACGAGGAAGGTGATACATTTTTGAGTAGTGCTATAACAGAGGACATAGTGTAG
- the LOC100646844 gene encoding DNA-directed primase/polymerase protein isoform X2 — translation MPSSILGPPDFWMKFDKQVDALNTASKESNDYNMLCTFVYQECNGYRKFIVAHPEIYWWHYEHLPAERRCSYEIIPENQPCRLYLDLEYSIELNSEHDGPSMTNILIDIFCMYLLKYWRIICNKYNVINLDSSTNEKFSRHVIFNIREVAFRNNYHVGRLVKSICMDILDYVSSKRKQHDILTCFDRMQLEGLIVETKKGKRLFVDTAVYTKNRHFRIYKSTKWGKQSNLVISNDCKYIPSNAYNDNELSIFIDSLISYFDTKKGLILLEWSENCVPNTNCFKDRVQQCSYQESGSACSNFPMLDKYVNNLISPGKIRVCKYYESAKILVYETVGYRYCENIGRCHKSNNVLWIVNLKNKTIYQKCHDPDCFGFKSQPKQLPEEVYFQIDEEGDTFLSSAITEDIV, via the exons ATGCCATCAAGCATTTTAGGGCCGCCCGACTTTTGGATGAAATTTGATAAACAAGTGGATGCGCTAAACACAGCTTCGAAAgagagtaacgattacaatatgCTTTGCACGTTTGTTTATCAGGAATGTAATGGTTATCGCAAATTCATAGTAGCTCATCCTGAAATATATTGGTGGCATTATGAGCATCTGCCGGCAGAAAGAAGATGCTCTTACGAG ATAATTCCAGAAAATCAGCCTTGTCGATTATATTTGGATTTAGAGTATTCGATCGAACTAAACTCGGAACATGATGGACCGTCTATGACAaatatattaattgatattttttgcATGTACTTGCTTAAGTACTGGCGTATAATATGCAATAAATACAACGTAATCAATCTAGATTCAAGTACTAACGAAAAATTTAGCAGAcatgttatatttaatattagagaAGTAGCCTTTAGAAATAATTATCATGTTGGTAGATTGGTAAAATCTATATGCATGGATATTTTGGATTATGTTTCATCTAAGAGAAAGCAACACGATATTTTAACCTGCTTTGATAGAATGCAGCTTGAAGGATTAATTGTTgaaacaaagaaaggaaaaagactGTTTGTTGACACTGCAGTTTATACTAAGAATAGGCattttagaatatataaatCCACCAAGTGGGGGAAACAATCAAATCTGGTGATCTCAAATGATTGTAAATATATTCCATCTAATGCATATAATGATAACGAATTAAGCATATTTATAGATTCTTTGATATCGTATTTTGATACGAAGAAAGGCTTGATATTATTGGAATGGTCTGAAAACTGTGTACCAAATACGAATTGTTTTAAGGATAGAGTACAGCAATGCAGTTATCAGGAAAGTGGTAGTGCCTGTTCAAATTTTCCAATGTTAGATAAATATGTTAACAACTTAATATCCCCTGGAAAAATACgtgtatgtaaatattatgaatCTGCAAAAATATTGGTCTATGAAACTGTGGGATACAG GTACTGTGAAAATATTGGCAGATGTCATAAAAGTAACAATGTTTTATGGatcgttaatttaaaaaataaaacgatatatcAGAAATGTCATGATCCAGACTGTTTTGGTTTTAAGTCTCAACCAAAACAATTACCAGAGGAAGTTTATTTTCAAATCGACGAGGAAGGTGATACATTTTTGAGTAGTGCTATAACAGAGGACATAGTGTAG